The window TTCAAAAGTCCGGGTTTTGCTTAcctaaacaattattttaaatgccaataacaaaatttgcgtATAATGACATATATCGATCGTTAGCACATTCAGCACATTTGATTCGAAATGCTCGGTTTCAACTTTCATTCAAATGAGACCGTCCTCAGGCACCGGATGTCGGTTACTTCCGTAGACGGGCGATATTCTATTGAAGTAAAGGGGTTGTATAGGGGGGTTGGAGAATTTGCCGGGGAGAAAAAAAAGGATCGAAACGCAGCAAGTTTTCAATGCGACGTGTTCCGATGAAAAAAAGCGTAGTTTATTAAGAAGAAATGAATAATTTCAAAGAcataatttatgaaattttctattttagcTTCTTAACATCTCGTACATACAACGAAAACCCATACTTTTCGCACGTTTTCAACGATCGATTTCCTGTACGCGCTCGAGATGTATTATGCTAGTAGGTTATGCAGCCGTTACGTACCATTTATCACACATTATGCTCTGGTTTTGATGGAAACTcattcacttttttttttgattttgagtgACTCAGTTTTTGGGGTTAtacactttaaaataaaataaattgcttTGTTGAATAAGATTTAGGTACAATGTAGAATATGTTTTGTATTCAGCTCTTTATTATAACTTGTATGGGAAGAGTAACTCTATGTAAATGAGTTAACAAATTAGAAACTTTTAATAGACTTTGGGAGACGTACATAGTTGGAAATGTTCCTAAACCAACCGTGGTTCTAGAAACACTGTACGGGAGcacaaaataattgttaattgaTTAGTTCTGCGCTCGGGAGAAGAACTTGTCCCGAACACGGCCGGCAAAGTAATTAAACTGGGGAATTAAAGGCAACGGGTTATAAATGAATTGGTGCCGGATTGTTTCGGAAAGTTTGCAACTTCCGTTCTGGGTCGACTAAGGTAAAACCGCggtaattattacttttaccgtacttttcttttttaagtattattcaaattaattaataaaagaaacagtTAAACGTAACACTAATTTTAGAATCCGTTAAACGTTAAATTCTTACTAAGTGAGTTATCAATTTACACCTTGGTGTAAAGCTTGAGAGGTGTTTAAACtcggttatatttttttttaaatccaaatatTACACATCGCCCGTTTCACATGGAGAGGATaatatttatagttttatCGATGGGGATTTTTATGACCTTAGGCCTACAGGAAAGGTCTAGAAATAAGGACGACGTCTTGTCTCGTCGTAAAAGATACGTAGTGTTCCCTGAAGGATCCACCCTGTCGGTGAGTTATTTAATATCCCTTAATAGATTTCCTTTCGCGTTTTGGCCCTTATCTACAAACGCCAGAAAGCCGCGTACGAGCAAATTTATCCAGTATCCCGAACTTTAATAATCCCGACTTGAATTAATTTCGACCTTACGGGGTCGATGTTTGAGTTGGCAAAGTTCGTTTGGCTTTCAGGTGGCCATATGCATGACTGCGCAAACGATTTTACCAGAGCAAATCTTCACCGAAGGTCTCAACTGGGGTATTTCCTATGAGTTACCGAATGACACCTCATcgattaaacaattttttaaaccaaaaccCGTTTTGCAAAGAAGACATCGAAGagatttgtatcaaaaaatggagGTTATTATGAACTCGTAAGGAAAAGAAGATTTCTGTAGAGGTGTCATATTTAACTCGTAGCCTTTTTTAGCATGGGTTTCGATGGTCGTTCTTGTATCTTGAAAGCATTGTGCGAGACTACTAGAAAGCTTATGCCCCGAGGTAACACCATTGTGGAAGAACTCTTGAGGATCGTTTTCAGGTACAAAAATTTCCCCTTTTgtaatattgtaataaatcgAAGCTACTTTAAAAGAGACCCTTTGAGTTTAGATAAGGGAATAAGAAGAAGTGGGTTCAAAAAAGGGGGgaataagttaataaaaattctttaagtCTCGATATCAATTTGCCGGATACGTCTGTGAGAGTTATGAGCCAATCTCGCTGCAAACACGGCCGGGGCGTATCTCTTATAATTTATCAGTGCTATAAGTTCTCGGAGAATTCCGTGATTAACTACGCGCTTAAAATAGCTGGCTAAAAACGTTCGAGTTTCGTGGTTGTTCTCTCCCCAAATTTCAACGGGAGTTCTACTCGCATAGTTGGAATTTAATCCTCACGTTGCAGATTTCCCCAACAGCATCTGCTGAATTCTGAACCCGAGGATCATCGCATCTACCACTGGGCTTATCGAATGGGGAAAGACTCCGCGAAGGAGTGCACCGACATGTTTCCAggatgcaccttttctttGATCGACATGGCACTCGGAGAGTATTCCAGTTACTTTTAGAGACTtaataaaattgctttaaaataaacttttttatttcacccCAAAACAAAGATCCATCAcattctgtaacattttcgtaaAATATTcaccattttaaataataaataacctgAAACATTTTGACGTACCGAACAGCACTTGAGATCACTTGAGATCACTTGCGATCACTTGAGCTACTTGAAAAGGCCtcgttttcttattaaatattaacggAATGTTGGTTGCAACTCAAGATGCATTACTTTATCtcaaacttaaatttttgagtGATACGAATCAACTCGAGACGAATTTATCCAATTTGTGAGGGAAATAGTGTTTACTTAAAGTGGCTTCTTCGCGTGTGGGTTAAAATCGACCGTTTTCTCGTTATATCGCGCTCGAGCCTGGTTTCCCTTTATAATTTATACTTTATGGTAAATAGTCTACCGGAACGGGGTACGAAACGAAATTGGGGCGCAACCTTCGACCTGCAAACCCTAATCTTGCCGCATCCCTCCGGTAAAAGTTTGAAAACACTAAAGCTTTTATAGCGGGAAGTGTGGAAAAGTTCATTTACGTGTTTGATTATGCATGTGGTAAtcgaaaactataaaattataatttt of the Onthophagus taurus isolate NC chromosome 10, IU_Otau_3.0, whole genome shotgun sequence genome contains:
- the LOC111413657 gene encoding uncharacterized protein encodes the protein MERIIFIVLSMGIFMTLGLQERSRNKDDVLSRRKRYVVFPEGSTLSVAICMTAQTILPEQIFTEGLNWGISYELPNDTSSIKQFFKPKPVLQRRHRRDLYQKMEVIMNSMGFDGRSCILKALCETTRKLMPRGNTIVEELLRIVFRFPQQHLLNSEPEDHRIYHWAYRMGKDSAKECTDMFPGCTFSLIDMALGEYSSYF